AAGTATTCTATTATATCATCAGCATTTCTTACACACTTATGAGATAAAGGTATAGTTCCAAGCTTTGATTCAGTTATTCTTTTTCTAAGTTCCCTATTTTCTTTAGGTTCAAAAGTAGACGGTATACCATGTAAATATCCTCCACCAGAAAATCTAATTGCGAATTTAGCATCTCCTATTATTACTGGTTTTTCTCCTATTTTTTCACCCTTAGAATTTAATATTGGTTCTTTTTCAAAATCTGATGCATAAAGCATTCTAATTTTAGTATAAGGAATTAAAAAATCTCCATATGGTGTTACAAATCCAACTCCTTCACTTATTCCTGTAGTTATATATCCTACAGCATTTACATTAAACATATTAGTTTCTATATTTCTTTCAATAGTAACCTGTGTTTGACTATCTCTATCTATGTATATGAACTTACTTATTATATCCTTTATATTAAATTTTTTAAGTCTTTTAATGTAATTTTTAGGTACTTTATATATCTCATCACCATAAGAAAGTGTTTTAATATATACATAATCATCATCTTCTTCAGATATTATTAATAATGATCTATCAGGTAAATTAATATATTCTTTATCATAATATGCCTTAATACTTTGATTAGCTGCATTTCCATATCTATCTTCTTTACCATCAGCATCAGTATTTAAAGAAATATAGCTATCTACATAATAAATATCTTTTTCTTCTTTAAGTGCCGAAACAATAAAATCATTTACTTTATTTGCTTTTTCAACTGCTTTTTGCCAATTAAAGCCTCTTATTTCAGAATTTTTAGCATAGATATAGTGTTTTTTATCTTTATACATTACCTCTAACCAATCTTTACCATCATCACCCTTAATAACTCCAAATAAAGGTAATCTCATTCCTTTTATAACTCTTCCAACAACTTTACTACCTTTTGTAGAAGGTAGATTTCTAATGTTAGTTGTAGATTTTATATATGCAAATTTGTTTAAATTTTTATCAAAATATTTATCAAATTTTAAATCAAATGTAATATTTTCATTTAAATCACTAAATTTCTGAATATATTCAAACGATAATTCTTCCTCTTTAACTTCAATCTCAGTAACTTCTTCCATTGCTACTATTTCATCATTACTGTAATTAATATTATACATACCAAGAAATAATATTAATAATAAAAACTTTTTCATTTTACCTCCTATATATCAACCGAAACGATTCTTGATTCTCCTACTTCTTTATTCATAGTAACACCATATAATCTATCAGAACCTTTCATAGTTTCTTTATTATGTGTAATTAATATAAACTGTGATTTATCAATAAATCTCCTTAATAATTCTACTATCTTTTTGGTATTAGCTTCATCAAGAGCTGCCTCTATTTCATCAAAAAATGTAAATGGCGATGGTTTAAACATAAATATTGCCATTATAAATGAAACTGCTAACATTGATTTTTCACCACCAGATAATAGCATTAAAGTTTGTTCAGGTTTATTTTTATATTTCACACTAAGTTCTAATCCAGTCGTTAATATATTTTCAGTATCTGTTAATTTAATATCTCCTTTTGCACCATAGAAAATTTCTGAACACATGTATTTAAAATTATTTTTAATCTCATTAAAAGCAAAAGTAAATTTATTAATCATATCATTTTCTATATTAGATATTAATGATTTTATAGAATTTGAACTATTTTCTAAATCTTGCTTTTGTGAAACTAAATCTAAATATCTTTCATTTTCAAAATTGTATTCATCTATAGATGCTAAATTTACACTACCTATATTTTCTTTTTTATTTTCAAGCTTTGCAATATTTGATTTAACTTGACTAACCTTATCCTCTTCAAGAGGATTGTAATTAAAATCGTTTATTATACTTTCTTTACTTTCTTGTAAACCTTCTAATTTTTCATTTAAATTTTCAAGTTCTTTAGAATTTCTACCTATATTTTCAGATAATTTTTCAACTATATTTATCATTTTAATAGTTTCTTTTTCTAATTCATTTATTACAGTAAAATGATTAGTTTCATCTTTTTCAATATCTTTTAATAGAATTTCATTATTTTTTATACTTTCAGAAAGCATATCCTTATTATTAGTTAATTCATCTACTAATTTATTTTTTTCTTCAATTTCCTTATTATATTTACTAAATAATTCATCTTTATTATGTTCGAATGTATTTATTTCCTCAAGATCATTTTTAACCTTGTTATACATAATTTCAAGTTCATCTTTAGAATTTTTCTTGTTAGTTAATTTTTCATTTAATACAGCAAAATCAACTAACATATTATGTAATTTTGTTTGATGTTTATCTACATCTTCAATTTCTCCTAATTTAAATTCTAATTCTTCTCTTTCATTATATATATCTTCAATAATAATCATAGATCTATCTATTTCTTGTATATTTTTATCAATTTTATTAGTATTTTCAACTATCATTAAATTACTATCTTTAATTTCATAATTTATAGTATCCATTTTTCTTTCAAGACTAGTTAATTCATTATTTTTCAAATCAATCAGATATTTAATATCATTATATTCTAACTTAAACTTATTAACTTTTTCATTTTCAATATTTAACTTTTCATCTAAAACACTAATTTTTTTATCTATATTATTGTATTCATTTTCAAGTTCTATAATCTTATTATCAAGTAACTCTATTTCTTTTTTAATGATATTTAATTCTTCTCTTTTACCTAAAGTTAAATCAACCTTATTTTTCTTATATCCACCAGATATTCTCCCTCTTGAAGTTACAAGATCTCCATCTAAAGTAATTATTCTATCATTGTATCCTTTTTTAATTAAAGTATTTGCAATATCTAAATTTTCAACAATTAAAGCATTTGAAAATATGTGATCAACTACTTTTTCATATTCTATTTCCTTTATTTTAACTATATTTCTTGCAAAGTCTATAACTCCATTACCATCAGGAACTTTATTTAATTTAGTAGATGTTTTAATAATATCTAAAGGTAAAAATGAAATAGTTCCTATTTTCTTATTTTTTAATTCACTAATATATTTATTACTCTCACTAGCTTTTTTTATAACTATATCATTTAAACTATATCCAACTAAAGTTGA
The genomic region above belongs to Streptobacillus moniliformis DSM 12112 and contains:
- a CDS encoding L,D-transpeptidase, with amino-acid sequence MKKFLLLILFLGMYNINYSNDEIVAMEEVTEIEVKEEELSFEYIQKFSDLNENITFDLKFDKYFDKNLNKFAYIKSTTNIRNLPSTKGSKVVGRVIKGMRLPLFGVIKGDDGKDWLEVMYKDKKHYIYAKNSEIRGFNWQKAVEKANKVNDFIVSALKEEKDIYYVDSYISLNTDADGKEDRYGNAANQSIKAYYDKEYINLPDRSLLIISEEDDDYVYIKTLSYGDEIYKVPKNYIKRLKKFNIKDIISKFIYIDRDSQTQVTIERNIETNMFNVNAVGYITTGISEGVGFVTPYGDFLIPYTKIRMLYASDFEKEPILNSKGEKIGEKPVIIGDAKFAIRFSGGGYLHGIPSTFEPKENRELRKRITESKLGTIPLSHKCVRNADDIIEYLYKWVNGNSEIKKNGFTYPEENAIVIVD
- the smc gene encoding chromosome segregation protein SMC — its product is MYLKALEINGFKSFSIKTIIDFTQGITAIVGPNGSGKSNILDAILWVLGEQSYKNIRAAMSSDVIFSGGKNKKHANSAEVSLVIDNTDRYLDYEADEVKITRRIYRNGDGEYLINNKKSRLKDIHNLFMDTGIGKQAYSIIGQGRVERIIGSNPKEIREILEEAAGTKRAKVEKEDALKRLSNVQVELDKIIYVEKELEQRVKRLKEESEKAGLYNSIVHQINVNKYMLYEYSINKIEIEQDKLNLEKKENNKKIEDIQINLELEKKSLINTGEKKNNLIQNIEDEKNKLNNIYKELEEIKENLSTSIREKSNYEVKLSEKLAIKDKLMQDEIKYNEKLNVEIKEINALTKDYSKKNENIEILKEKIEYLTKLRNEMEEKLSLHEKAINEIEMKRYRLRGENEDLERKNKLTENNINKLEEEKNSLLLNFEKVKLEYESLKNKQSSQEEFNKDILNNQRYYTDEISILEKDRKNVAVSRQKVIFEKESKISKLNSIQKTLDDNVFLTASSKFILDTFKDDKNIVDSVSNLLEIPEKYLTAISTLVGYSLNDIVIKKASESNKYISELKNKKIGTISFLPLDIIKTSTKLNKVPDGNGVIDFARNIVKIKEIEYEKVVDHIFSNALIVENLDIANTLIKKGYNDRIITLDGDLVTSRGRISGGYKKNKVDLTLGKREELNIIKKEIELLDNKIIELENEYNNIDKKISVLDEKLNIENEKVNKFKLEYNDIKYLIDLKNNELTSLERKMDTINYEIKDSNLMIVENTNKIDKNIQEIDRSMIIIEDIYNEREELEFKLGEIEDVDKHQTKLHNMLVDFAVLNEKLTNKKNSKDELEIMYNKVKNDLEEINTFEHNKDELFSKYNKEIEEKNKLVDELTNNKDMLSESIKNNEILLKDIEKDETNHFTVINELEKETIKMINIVEKLSENIGRNSKELENLNEKLEGLQESKESIINDFNYNPLEEDKVSQVKSNIAKLENKKENIGSVNLASIDEYNFENERYLDLVSQKQDLENSSNSIKSLISNIENDMINKFTFAFNEIKNNFKYMCSEIFYGAKGDIKLTDTENILTTGLELSVKYKNKPEQTLMLLSGGEKSMLAVSFIMAIFMFKPSPFTFFDEIEAALDEANTKKIVELLRRFIDKSQFILITHNKETMKGSDRLYGVTMNKEVGESRIVSVDI